From one Cydia strobilella chromosome 24, ilCydStro3.1, whole genome shotgun sequence genomic stretch:
- the LOC134752322 gene encoding single-stranded DNA-binding protein 3 isoform X3, whose protein sequence is MYAKGKGSTVPSDAQAREKLALYVYEYLLHVGAQKAAQTFLSEIRWEKNITLGEPPGFLHSWWCVFWDLYCAAPERRDTCEHSSEAKAFHDYGFVNSGYGVNGIGHNAGPAPPNDGMGGGGMPPGFFPNSSLRPSPPAPHPGSQPSPHGPQPQLMGSQPFIGPWYASGPRQPVRMGMGNDFNGPPGGGMMGNSMERGGGGAAALLGPRMTPPRPGCGPMSPGAYSGMRGPPPQGPGMPPMGMGPRGAWAGGSGSGAAPLNYSGGSPGYGAPPGSNGPPGPPTPIMPSPQDSSNSGGDNMYTLMKPVGAALGAEFPLAGEHPAPPHLPQPPATEGLGGVDGMKSSPGGVGGGPGTPREDSGSGMGDYNLRYFS, encoded by the exons ATGTATGCCAAGGGCAAAGGCTCTACGGTGCCTTCGGACGCTCAGGCTCGCGAAAAGTTGGCCCTCTATGTGTACGAGTACCTGCTTCATGTTGGGGCACAGAAGGCGGCGCAGACGTTTCTCTCAGAAATACGATGGGAGAAGAACATAACGCTCGGGGAGCCGCCGGGGTTCCTGCATTCGTGGTGGTGCGTGTTCTGGGACCTGTACTGCGCGGCGCCGGAGCGCCGGGACACTTGCGAACACTCTTCTGAGGCTAAGGCCTTCCATGACTACGGCTTCGTTAATTCTGGATATGGAGTGAACGGGATTGGACACAATGCCGGTCCGGCACCTCCTAATGACG GCATGGGTGGCGGAGGCATGCCACCCGGTTTCTTCCCAAACTCCTCACTCCGGCCATCACCGCCCGCACCTCACCCCGGCTCACAACCTTCTCCGCACGGCCCGCAGCCTCAGCTCATGGGCTCGCAGCCCTTCATCGGGCCTTGGTACGCCAGTGGACCTCGCCAGCCTGTTAGGATGGGGATGGGCAACGATTTTAACGGACCGCCAG GTGGCGGTATGATGGGCAACTCGAtggagcgcggcggcggcggcgcggcggcgctgcTGGGGCCGCGCATGACCCCGCCCCGGCCCGGCTGCGGACCCATGTCCCCCGGCGCCTACTCCGGCATGCGCGGCCCCCCGCCGCAGGGACCAG GTATGCCACCAATGGGTATGGGTCCCCGCGGCGCTTGGGCGGGGGGCAGcggaagcggcgcggcgccgctcAACTACAGCGGCGGCTCGCCCGGCTACGGCGCGCCGCCCGGCTCCAACGGCCCGCCCGGCCCGCCCACGCCCATCATGCCCAGCCCGCAGGACTCCTCCAACTCAG GGGGCGACAACATGTATACACTGATGAAACCGGTCGGCGCAGCGCTCGGGGCGGAGTTCCCGCTGGCGGGGGAGCACCCCGCGCCCCCGCACTTACCACAACCTCCGGCTACTGaag GCCTCGGCGGCGTGGACGGAATGAAATCGTCTCCGGGCGGCGTGGGCGGCGGCCCCGGGACTCCGCGCGAGGACTCCGGCTCCGGTATGGGGGACTACAACTTAA GGTACTTTTCATAG
- the LOC134752322 gene encoding single-stranded DNA-binding protein 3 isoform X2: MYAKGKGSTVPSDAQAREKLALYVYEYLLHVGAQKAAQTFLSEIRWEKNITLGEPPGFLHSWWCVFWDLYCAAPERRDTCEHSSEAKAFHDYGFVNSGYGVNGIGHNAGPAPPNDGMGGGGMPPGFFPNSSLRPSPPAPHPGSQPSPHGPQPQLMGSQPFIGPWYASGPRQPVRMGMGNDFNGPPGGGMMGNSMERGGGGAAALLGPRMTPPRPGCGPMSPGAYSGMRGPPPQGPGMPPMGMGPRGAWAGGSGSGAAPLNYSGGSPGYGAPPGSNGPPGPPTPIMPSPQDSSNSGLGGVDGMKSSPGGVGGGPGTPREDSGSGMGDYNLSFGGPGGDQNDQTESAAILKIKESMQEEAKRFEKDPDHPDYFMQ; the protein is encoded by the exons ATGTATGCCAAGGGCAAAGGCTCTACGGTGCCTTCGGACGCTCAGGCTCGCGAAAAGTTGGCCCTCTATGTGTACGAGTACCTGCTTCATGTTGGGGCACAGAAGGCGGCGCAGACGTTTCTCTCAGAAATACGATGGGAGAAGAACATAACGCTCGGGGAGCCGCCGGGGTTCCTGCATTCGTGGTGGTGCGTGTTCTGGGACCTGTACTGCGCGGCGCCGGAGCGCCGGGACACTTGCGAACACTCTTCTGAGGCTAAGGCCTTCCATGACTACGGCTTCGTTAATTCTGGATATGGAGTGAACGGGATTGGACACAATGCCGGTCCGGCACCTCCTAATGACG GCATGGGTGGCGGAGGCATGCCACCCGGTTTCTTCCCAAACTCCTCACTCCGGCCATCACCGCCCGCACCTCACCCCGGCTCACAACCTTCTCCGCACGGCCCGCAGCCTCAGCTCATGGGCTCGCAGCCCTTCATCGGGCCTTGGTACGCCAGTGGACCTCGCCAGCCTGTTAGGATGGGGATGGGCAACGATTTTAACGGACCGCCAG GTGGCGGTATGATGGGCAACTCGAtggagcgcggcggcggcggcgcggcggcgctgcTGGGGCCGCGCATGACCCCGCCCCGGCCCGGCTGCGGACCCATGTCCCCCGGCGCCTACTCCGGCATGCGCGGCCCCCCGCCGCAGGGACCAG GTATGCCACCAATGGGTATGGGTCCCCGCGGCGCTTGGGCGGGGGGCAGcggaagcggcgcggcgccgctcAACTACAGCGGCGGCTCGCCCGGCTACGGCGCGCCGCCCGGCTCCAACGGCCCGCCCGGCCCGCCCACGCCCATCATGCCCAGCCCGCAGGACTCCTCCAACTCAG GCCTCGGCGGCGTGGACGGAATGAAATCGTCTCCGGGCGGCGTGGGCGGCGGCCCCGGGACTCCGCGCGAGGACTCCGGCTCCGGTATGGGGGACTACAACTTAA GTTTTGGAGGGCCAGGCGGTGACCAGAACGACCAGACAGAGTccgccgccatcttgaaaatcAAAGAGAGCATGCAGGAGGAAGCGAAGCGGTTCGAAAAGGATCCTGACCACCCGGACTATTTCATGCAGTGA
- the LOC134752384 gene encoding large ribosomal subunit protein eL32: MAIRPVYRPTIVKKRTKRFIRHQSDRYDKLKRNWRKPRGIDNRVRRRFKGQYLMPGIGYGSNKKTRHMLPNGFRKVLVHNVRELEILMMQNRTYCAEIAHAVSAKKRAAIVARAQQLSVRVTNASARLRTQESE; the protein is encoded by the exons atggcAATCAGACCAGTATACAGGCCTACGATCGTCAAAAAGAGGACGAAAAGATTCATTCGTCACCAGTCAGACCGATATGACAAACTCAAGCGTAACTGGCGTAAACCGAGAG GTATTGACAACAGGGTGCGCAGGCGCTTCAAGGGCCAATACCTGATGCCCGGCATCGGCTACGGTTCCAACAAGAAGACCCGTCACATGCTACCCAATGGCTTCCGCAAG GTGCTGGTCCACAACGTGCGCGAGCTGGAGATCCTGATGATGCAGAACCGCACGTACTGCGCCGAGATCGCGCACGCAGTCTCCGCCAAGAAGCGCGCCGCCATCGTTGCGCGCGCGCAACAGCTTTCCGTGCGCGTCACTAACGCTAGCGCGCGTCTGCGTACGCAGGAGAGCGAATAA
- the LOC134752322 gene encoding single-stranded DNA-binding protein 3 isoform X4 has product MYAKGKGSTVPSDAQAREKLALYVYEYLLHVGAQKAAQTFLSEIRWEKNITLGEPPGFLHSWWCVFWDLYCAAPERRDTCEHSSEAKAFHDYGFVNSGYGVNGIGHNAGPAPPNDGMGGGGMPPGFFPNSSLRPSPPAPHPGSQPSPHGPQPQLMGSQPFIGPWYASGPRQPVRMGMGNDFNGPPGGGMMGNSMERGGGGAAALLGPRMTPPRPGCGPMSPGAYSGMRGPPPQGPGMPPMGMGPRGAWAGGSGSGAAPLNYSGGSPGYGAPPGSNGPPGPPTPIMPSPQDSSNSGLGGVDGMKSSPGGVGGGPGTPREDSGSGMGDYNLRYFS; this is encoded by the exons ATGTATGCCAAGGGCAAAGGCTCTACGGTGCCTTCGGACGCTCAGGCTCGCGAAAAGTTGGCCCTCTATGTGTACGAGTACCTGCTTCATGTTGGGGCACAGAAGGCGGCGCAGACGTTTCTCTCAGAAATACGATGGGAGAAGAACATAACGCTCGGGGAGCCGCCGGGGTTCCTGCATTCGTGGTGGTGCGTGTTCTGGGACCTGTACTGCGCGGCGCCGGAGCGCCGGGACACTTGCGAACACTCTTCTGAGGCTAAGGCCTTCCATGACTACGGCTTCGTTAATTCTGGATATGGAGTGAACGGGATTGGACACAATGCCGGTCCGGCACCTCCTAATGACG GCATGGGTGGCGGAGGCATGCCACCCGGTTTCTTCCCAAACTCCTCACTCCGGCCATCACCGCCCGCACCTCACCCCGGCTCACAACCTTCTCCGCACGGCCCGCAGCCTCAGCTCATGGGCTCGCAGCCCTTCATCGGGCCTTGGTACGCCAGTGGACCTCGCCAGCCTGTTAGGATGGGGATGGGCAACGATTTTAACGGACCGCCAG GTGGCGGTATGATGGGCAACTCGAtggagcgcggcggcggcggcgcggcggcgctgcTGGGGCCGCGCATGACCCCGCCCCGGCCCGGCTGCGGACCCATGTCCCCCGGCGCCTACTCCGGCATGCGCGGCCCCCCGCCGCAGGGACCAG GTATGCCACCAATGGGTATGGGTCCCCGCGGCGCTTGGGCGGGGGGCAGcggaagcggcgcggcgccgctcAACTACAGCGGCGGCTCGCCCGGCTACGGCGCGCCGCCCGGCTCCAACGGCCCGCCCGGCCCGCCCACGCCCATCATGCCCAGCCCGCAGGACTCCTCCAACTCAG GCCTCGGCGGCGTGGACGGAATGAAATCGTCTCCGGGCGGCGTGGGCGGCGGCCCCGGGACTCCGCGCGAGGACTCCGGCTCCGGTATGGGGGACTACAACTTAA GGTACTTTTCATAG
- the LOC134752322 gene encoding single-stranded DNA-binding protein 3 isoform X1 translates to MYAKGKGSTVPSDAQAREKLALYVYEYLLHVGAQKAAQTFLSEIRWEKNITLGEPPGFLHSWWCVFWDLYCAAPERRDTCEHSSEAKAFHDYGFVNSGYGVNGIGHNAGPAPPNDGMGGGGMPPGFFPNSSLRPSPPAPHPGSQPSPHGPQPQLMGSQPFIGPWYASGPRQPVRMGMGNDFNGPPGGGMMGNSMERGGGGAAALLGPRMTPPRPGCGPMSPGAYSGMRGPPPQGPGMPPMGMGPRGAWAGGSGSGAAPLNYSGGSPGYGAPPGSNGPPGPPTPIMPSPQDSSNSGGDNMYTLMKPVGAALGAEFPLAGEHPAPPHLPQPPATEGLGGVDGMKSSPGGVGGGPGTPREDSGSGMGDYNLSFGGPGGDQNDQTESAAILKIKESMQEEAKRFEKDPDHPDYFMQ, encoded by the exons ATGTATGCCAAGGGCAAAGGCTCTACGGTGCCTTCGGACGCTCAGGCTCGCGAAAAGTTGGCCCTCTATGTGTACGAGTACCTGCTTCATGTTGGGGCACAGAAGGCGGCGCAGACGTTTCTCTCAGAAATACGATGGGAGAAGAACATAACGCTCGGGGAGCCGCCGGGGTTCCTGCATTCGTGGTGGTGCGTGTTCTGGGACCTGTACTGCGCGGCGCCGGAGCGCCGGGACACTTGCGAACACTCTTCTGAGGCTAAGGCCTTCCATGACTACGGCTTCGTTAATTCTGGATATGGAGTGAACGGGATTGGACACAATGCCGGTCCGGCACCTCCTAATGACG GCATGGGTGGCGGAGGCATGCCACCCGGTTTCTTCCCAAACTCCTCACTCCGGCCATCACCGCCCGCACCTCACCCCGGCTCACAACCTTCTCCGCACGGCCCGCAGCCTCAGCTCATGGGCTCGCAGCCCTTCATCGGGCCTTGGTACGCCAGTGGACCTCGCCAGCCTGTTAGGATGGGGATGGGCAACGATTTTAACGGACCGCCAG GTGGCGGTATGATGGGCAACTCGAtggagcgcggcggcggcggcgcggcggcgctgcTGGGGCCGCGCATGACCCCGCCCCGGCCCGGCTGCGGACCCATGTCCCCCGGCGCCTACTCCGGCATGCGCGGCCCCCCGCCGCAGGGACCAG GTATGCCACCAATGGGTATGGGTCCCCGCGGCGCTTGGGCGGGGGGCAGcggaagcggcgcggcgccgctcAACTACAGCGGCGGCTCGCCCGGCTACGGCGCGCCGCCCGGCTCCAACGGCCCGCCCGGCCCGCCCACGCCCATCATGCCCAGCCCGCAGGACTCCTCCAACTCAG GGGGCGACAACATGTATACACTGATGAAACCGGTCGGCGCAGCGCTCGGGGCGGAGTTCCCGCTGGCGGGGGAGCACCCCGCGCCCCCGCACTTACCACAACCTCCGGCTACTGaag GCCTCGGCGGCGTGGACGGAATGAAATCGTCTCCGGGCGGCGTGGGCGGCGGCCCCGGGACTCCGCGCGAGGACTCCGGCTCCGGTATGGGGGACTACAACTTAA GTTTTGGAGGGCCAGGCGGTGACCAGAACGACCAGACAGAGTccgccgccatcttgaaaatcAAAGAGAGCATGCAGGAGGAAGCGAAGCGGTTCGAAAAGGATCCTGACCACCCGGACTATTTCATGCAGTGA